Proteins from a genomic interval of Deltaproteobacteria bacterium:
- a CDS encoding molybdopterin-dependent oxidoreductase produces MTADWKPTACVLCSINCGLLVQPEGRRIAKIRGDKAHPASRGYLCEKPQRLDYYQSGRDRLSAPLRRRADCSFETIDWATAIREVASKLAAIRDAHGGETIFHYGGGGQGNHLGGAYGRATRAALGSRYTSNALAQEKTGEFWVDGQLFGKPRCHTCPDIEHAEVAVFVGKNPWHSHGFPRARKLLNDIAADPTRTLVVIDPRRTETTEMADFHLQVKPGRDAWLLAAMAEMLIRDDFVDREFLATHGNGFDELTTLLGEIDISRYLAIAGVEASLVETVVRRISGAASVSVLEDLGIQQAPHSTLGSWLEKLLYLLTGNFAKRGAMNIHSRFASLGGGGGAKTAGSPVGGHRLIGGLVPCNVIPDEILTDHPARFRAMIVESANPAHSLADSPRMREALGALECLVVIDVAMTETARLAHYVLPVSSQYEKWECTFFNLEFPENVFHLRRPVFDPLPGTLTEGEIHTRLVRHLGVLDGLPLDELRAAAKNGLADFGMAFLGATMQNPTIMNLAPVVLRETLGSALPEGATDAAVIWGLAQTCAQTYPDAVRRAGVAGDDPLELGNALFRAVMDAPSGLIFTVDEPDATWQRVETPDRRIRLVVPELVDELRSLATEDPSAADGEFPFILAAGERRGSTANTVYRDPDWRREDREGALRVSPEDASRLGLADGARAAIVTKRGRAVAVVRISDTLRPGHITLPNGQGLMFDDGTHVGVAPNELTSGADRDPIAGTPWHKHVHARIEPIAP; encoded by the coding sequence GATTCGCGGCGACAAAGCGCATCCCGCGTCGCGCGGATATCTGTGCGAAAAGCCGCAGCGGCTCGACTACTACCAGAGCGGTCGCGACCGTCTGAGCGCGCCGCTGCGCCGCCGGGCCGACTGCAGCTTCGAGACGATCGACTGGGCCACGGCGATCCGCGAGGTCGCATCGAAGCTCGCGGCGATTCGCGACGCACACGGCGGCGAGACCATCTTTCACTACGGGGGCGGCGGCCAGGGCAATCATCTCGGCGGCGCGTACGGTCGCGCCACGCGCGCCGCGCTGGGTTCGCGCTACACCTCGAACGCGCTCGCGCAGGAAAAGACCGGCGAGTTCTGGGTGGACGGGCAGCTGTTCGGCAAGCCGCGCTGCCACACCTGCCCCGACATCGAGCACGCCGAGGTCGCGGTCTTCGTGGGCAAGAATCCGTGGCATTCGCACGGATTTCCGCGCGCGCGAAAACTGCTGAACGACATTGCGGCAGACCCGACGCGCACACTCGTCGTCATCGATCCGCGCCGCACGGAGACGACCGAGATGGCCGATTTCCATTTGCAGGTGAAGCCCGGGCGCGACGCATGGCTGCTGGCCGCGATGGCCGAGATGCTGATTCGCGACGATTTCGTCGACCGCGAATTTCTCGCGACCCACGGTAACGGATTCGACGAACTTACCACACTGCTCGGCGAGATCGACATCTCACGCTATCTCGCGATCGCGGGTGTCGAGGCGTCGCTCGTCGAGACCGTCGTGCGCCGCATCTCGGGCGCGGCGAGCGTGTCCGTGCTCGAGGACCTCGGCATTCAGCAGGCACCCCACAGCACACTCGGTTCGTGGCTCGAAAAACTGCTCTATCTGCTCACGGGGAACTTTGCGAAGCGCGGCGCGATGAACATCCACTCGCGGTTCGCGAGCCTGGGCGGCGGGGGCGGCGCGAAGACTGCCGGCTCGCCCGTGGGCGGCCATCGACTCATCGGCGGGCTCGTGCCGTGCAATGTGATTCCCGACGAAATCCTGACCGATCACCCGGCGCGTTTTCGCGCGATGATCGTCGAGAGCGCGAACCCGGCGCACTCGCTGGCCGACAGCCCGCGTATGCGCGAGGCGCTCGGCGCGCTCGAATGCCTCGTCGTCATCGACGTCGCGATGACCGAAACGGCGCGTCTCGCGCACTACGTGCTCCCCGTGTCGAGCCAATACGAAAAGTGGGAGTGCACGTTCTTCAACCTGGAATTTCCGGAGAACGTGTTCCATCTGCGTCGCCCGGTTTTCGATCCGCTGCCGGGCACGCTGACGGAAGGCGAGATCCACACACGGCTCGTGAGGCACCTCGGCGTACTCGACGGACTGCCTCTCGACGAACTGCGCGCCGCGGCCAAAAACGGTCTTGCCGATTTCGGCATGGCGTTTCTTGGCGCGACAATGCAAAACCCGACGATCATGAACCTCGCGCCGGTGGTACTGCGCGAGACGCTCGGATCGGCGCTGCCGGAAGGCGCGACCGACGCGGCGGTGATCTGGGGACTCGCACAAACATGCGCCCAGACCTACCCCGACGCCGTGCGCCGCGCGGGCGTCGCGGGGGACGACCCGCTGGAGCTGGGCAACGCGCTGTTTCGCGCGGTGATGGACGCGCCGTCCGGCCTCATCTTCACCGTCGACGAACCCGATGCGACGTGGCAGCGCGTCGAGACGCCCGACCGGCGCATCCGCCTCGTGGTGCCGGAACTCGTCGACGAGCTGCGTTCGCTGGCGACCGAAGATCCGAGCGCCGCGGATGGCGAATTCCCGTTCATCCTTGCGGCGGGCGAGCGGCGAGGCTCGACGGCGAATACCGTGTATCGCGATCCCGACTGGCGACGCGAAGACCGCGAAGGCGCGCTGCGCGTCAGCCCCGAGGATGCCTCGCGGCTCGGCCTTGCCGACGGCGCGCGGGCGGCGATTGTCACGAAGCGGGGCCGCGCGGTGGCGGTAGTGCGGATCTCGGACACGCTGCGGCCCGGACACATCACGCTGCCCAACGGCCAAGGGCTCATGTTTGACGACGGGACGCACGTCGGAGTCGCGCCCAACGAACTGACGAGCGGGGCCGATCGCGATCCCATCGCGGGAACGCCGTGGCACAAGCACGTTCACGCGAGGATCGAACCCATCGCGCCGTAA